Proteins found in one Candidatus Krumholzibacteriia bacterium genomic segment:
- the ruvC gene encoding crossover junction endodeoxyribonuclease RuvC — translation MRALGIDPGTKSTGYGVVDADGDRLVRLDAGVIALGSGTLAERLVRLHRELTRLIVTWSPAACAVENLFHHRSARSALALGHARGVCLLAAAAHGLDLEEYAPALVKKAVTGNGAAGKEQVQFMVARLLGAEVEASDHAADALAAAICLLEARRPLRVYE, via the coding sequence ATGCGGGCACTGGGGATCGACCCGGGGACGAAGAGCACGGGTTACGGCGTGGTCGACGCCGACGGCGATCGCCTGGTGCGCCTCGATGCCGGCGTCATCGCCCTCGGCTCCGGAACGCTCGCCGAGCGCCTGGTGCGCCTGCACCGCGAGCTCACCCGTCTCATCGTCACCTGGTCGCCCGCCGCCTGCGCGGTCGAGAACCTCTTCCACCATCGCAGCGCCCGCAGCGCCCTCGCCCTGGGACACGCTCGGGGCGTCTGTCTGCTGGCGGCGGCGGCGCACGGTCTGGATCTGGAGGAGTACGCTCCGGCGCTGGTGAAGAAGGCGGTGACCGGGAACGGCGCCGCCGGCAAGGAACAGGTGCAGTTCATGGTGGCGCGCCTCCTCGGCGCGGAGGTCGAAGCCTCGGATCACGCTGCGGATGCCCTGGCGGCGGCGATCTGCCTGCTCGAAGCGCGGCGACCGTTGCGCGTCTACGAATGA
- the ruvA gene encoding Holliday junction branch migration protein RuvA: MILSVRGRLLAREPQVVVDVGAVGLGLHVSARTAALLPALGEELSLVTYLHVREDQLALYGFHSERERALFLLLLGVNGVGPRLALTLLSSAPLEELERALRDGDEAYLVRIPGVGRKTAARLVLELQGKLVAVPPAAAQMDGGAVFEEAMLALASLGLTPRSAREAVDKVDRRALGAAPRVEDIVKAALQSAHR, translated from the coding sequence ATGATCCTGAGCGTGCGCGGGCGCTTGCTGGCGCGGGAGCCCCAGGTGGTGGTGGACGTGGGCGCGGTCGGTCTCGGCCTGCATGTCTCGGCACGGACGGCGGCGCTGCTCCCTGCCCTCGGCGAAGAGTTGTCCCTGGTCACCTATTTGCACGTCCGCGAGGATCAGCTCGCCCTCTATGGTTTCCACAGCGAACGCGAGCGGGCGCTCTTTCTCTTGCTCCTCGGGGTGAACGGCGTCGGCCCGCGTCTCGCGCTCACGCTGCTTTCCAGCGCTCCCTTGGAGGAGCTGGAGCGGGCGTTGCGCGACGGCGACGAAGCCTATCTCGTCCGCATCCCCGGCGTCGGGCGCAAGACGGCGGCGCGGCTGGTGCTGGAGCTGCAGGGCAAGCTGGTGGCGGTGCCGCCGGCGGCCGCCCAGATGGACGGTGGCGCCGTCTTCGAGGAGGCCATGCTCGCCCTCGCCTCGCTCGGTTTGACGCCACGCTCGGCGCGCGAGGCCGTGGACAAGGTCGACCGCCGCGCCCTCGGCGCCGCGCCGCGGGTCGAGGACATCGTCAAGGCAGCGCTGCAGTCGGCGCACCGCTGA
- the yajC gene encoding preprotein translocase subunit YajC: MHSLGVILAQSGQAVSLFPLLSLFLVFLILYLLVIRPQAKRQRERDAMVKKVKKGDRILTTSGIFGTVVSTRGDDVLVVKIAENVRVEMARPSVASVLASGAETESDGAS, encoded by the coding sequence ATGCATTCGCTCGGAGTGATCCTGGCGCAATCGGGTCAGGCAGTGTCTCTCTTCCCTCTCCTGTCCCTGTTCCTGGTCTTCTTGATCCTGTACCTGCTGGTCATCCGGCCGCAGGCGAAGCGGCAGCGCGAACGGGACGCCATGGTCAAGAAGGTGAAGAAAGGCGATCGCATCCTCACCACGAGCGGAATCTTCGGCACCGTGGTCAGCACTCGCGGCGACGACGTTCTGGTGGTGAAGATCGCCGAGAACGTTCGCGTCGAGATGGCGCGTCCGTCCGTTGCTTCCGTCCTCGCCTCGGGCGCGGAGACCGAGAGTGACGGAGCGTCCTGA
- the def gene encoding peptide deformylase, producing the protein MLPSAYRRRPTCRPGWEVRTIALRTVLTYGAPVLRQKALPVTEPLESLKPLVEDMFETMIAEPGIGLAAPQIGVSRRLAVIDAVAEDDAGEKLCPQLVLVNPEITWFSPDRVPYEEGCLSVPEITESVERPRAIRFRYTALDGSQVEREAAGLLARVVQHEVDHLNGILFVDRLSLVKKQLLRNKLRQLASAARV; encoded by the coding sequence CTGCTACCATCGGCATACCGGCGGCGACCGACCTGCCGCCCCGGCTGGGAGGTTCGAACCATCGCGCTCCGCACCGTACTGACCTACGGGGCTCCGGTGCTCCGGCAGAAAGCCTTGCCCGTCACCGAACCGCTGGAGAGCCTGAAGCCCCTGGTGGAGGACATGTTCGAGACCATGATCGCCGAGCCCGGCATCGGGTTGGCGGCGCCACAGATTGGCGTCTCCCGCCGGCTCGCCGTCATCGATGCCGTGGCGGAGGACGACGCCGGGGAGAAGCTCTGCCCGCAACTCGTGCTGGTGAATCCGGAGATCACCTGGTTCTCTCCCGACCGGGTGCCGTACGAGGAAGGCTGCCTCTCGGTGCCCGAGATCACCGAGAGCGTCGAGCGGCCACGGGCGATCCGTTTCCGGTACACCGCTCTCGACGGGAGCCAGGTGGAGCGCGAAGCCGCCGGCCTGCTGGCGCGAGTGGTGCAGCACGAAGTCGACCACCTGAACGGCATCCTCTTCGTCGATCGCCTGTCGCTGGTGAAGAAGCAGTTGCTGCGCAACAAGCTGCGACAACTGGCGTCCGCAGCCCGCGTCTAG
- the tgt gene encoding tRNA guanosine(34) transglycosylase Tgt has protein sequence MERISFELLARDERARRGVLHTGHGSVQTPAFLPVGTRGTVKTLGSEDLEALGAEIALANTYHLVLRPGADLVAEHGGLHRFMAWTGALLTDSGGYQVHSLSALNVVDEDGVTFKSHLDGSPHRFTPESTVEAQARLGADLVVCLDQCLPADADRRSHLAAVRRTTAWAARCRAVFGPHFRTYDYPQALFGIIQGGTDKELRQRAADELGALDFPGYAIGGLAVGEPKEALLETVALLDTLLPEERPRYLMGVGKPEDLVWCVARGVDLFDCVLPTRNARNGMAFTSRGKLVIRNAAHARAAGPLDPACRCWVCARYSRAYIRYLHQAGEILGLRLVTYHNLHFYLGLMHAMRAAIQAGRFAAWQEGFFAAYDAA, from the coding sequence ATGGAACGCATCAGCTTCGAACTCCTGGCCCGGGACGAGCGCGCCCGGCGCGGTGTGCTGCACACCGGCCACGGCAGCGTCCAGACGCCGGCCTTCCTCCCCGTGGGCACCCGGGGGACGGTGAAGACCCTGGGCAGCGAGGACCTGGAAGCGCTGGGCGCCGAGATTGCTCTCGCCAACACCTACCACCTGGTGCTCCGTCCCGGTGCCGATCTCGTCGCTGAGCACGGCGGCCTGCACCGCTTCATGGCCTGGACCGGGGCACTCCTCACCGACAGCGGCGGCTACCAGGTGCACAGTCTCTCGGCGCTCAACGTGGTGGACGAGGACGGCGTCACCTTCAAGAGCCATCTGGACGGCTCGCCGCACCGCTTCACCCCGGAGAGCACGGTGGAGGCGCAGGCGCGCCTCGGCGCCGATCTCGTCGTCTGCCTCGATCAATGCCTCCCCGCCGACGCCGACCGCAGGAGCCACCTGGCGGCGGTGCGGCGCACCACCGCCTGGGCGGCGCGTTGCCGCGCCGTCTTCGGCCCCCACTTCCGCACCTACGACTACCCGCAGGCGCTGTTCGGGATCATCCAGGGCGGCACGGACAAGGAACTGCGCCAGCGCGCCGCCGACGAGCTCGGTGCCCTCGATTTCCCGGGATATGCCATCGGCGGTCTCGCGGTGGGGGAGCCGAAAGAGGCGCTGCTGGAAACGGTGGCGCTCCTCGACACCTTGCTCCCGGAAGAGCGACCGCGCTATCTCATGGGGGTGGGGAAGCCGGAGGATCTGGTGTGGTGCGTGGCCCGCGGGGTGGATCTCTTCGATTGCGTGCTGCCCACGCGCAATGCGCGCAACGGCATGGCCTTCACCAGTCGCGGCAAGCTGGTGATCCGCAACGCGGCACACGCCCGCGCGGCGGGGCCGCTCGATCCGGCGTGCCGCTGCTGGGTGTGCGCGCGTTACAGCCGCGCTTACATCCGCTACCTGCACCAGGCAGGGGAAATCCTGGGACTGCGTCTGGTGACGTATCACAATCTGCACTTCTACCTGGGGCTGATGCACGCCATGCGGGCGGCGATCCAGGCCGGGCGCTTCGCCGCCTGGCAGGAGGGTTTCTTCGCCGCCTACGACGCGGCGTGA
- the ruvB gene encoding Holliday junction branch migration DNA helicase RuvB — MPRPVRLVSPEPGEEELQSEARLRPVTLEEYVGQERVKENLRVFIQAARGRGEPLDHVLLSGPPGLGKTTLAHILARAMEAPIKVTSGPVFTNAADLLSVLSHMKPGQVLFIDEIHRLSRVVEEHLYPAMEERRCELIVDKGPNARHYSLALEPFTLVGATTRAGLLTGPLRSRFGLVIRLDYYSQEELRRIVIRSAGLLEIEVAPEAADEIARRARGTPRIANRLLRRARDFAEVEHQGVVDLDVARYSLQRLDIDERGLDDMDRRLLRTIIEKFGGGPVGVSTLAAALSEDEQTLEDMYEPFLIQEGFVARTARGREATPLAYEHLGIRRGSASGGLFG; from the coding sequence ATGCCGCGTCCTGTGCGTCTCGTGAGCCCCGAACCCGGGGAAGAAGAGCTGCAGAGTGAAGCCCGCCTCAGGCCGGTCACGCTGGAGGAATACGTCGGCCAGGAGCGGGTGAAGGAAAACCTGCGCGTCTTCATCCAGGCGGCCCGCGGACGCGGCGAGCCCCTGGATCACGTACTCCTCTCCGGTCCACCTGGTCTCGGCAAGACGACGCTGGCCCACATTCTGGCGCGGGCCATGGAGGCGCCCATCAAGGTGACCTCGGGGCCAGTGTTCACCAACGCCGCGGATCTCCTCTCCGTCCTCTCCCATATGAAGCCGGGTCAGGTGCTGTTCATCGACGAGATCCACCGCCTGAGCCGCGTGGTGGAGGAGCATCTCTACCCCGCCATGGAAGAGCGCCGCTGCGAGCTCATCGTGGACAAGGGGCCGAACGCCCGCCACTACAGCCTGGCCCTCGAGCCCTTCACCCTCGTCGGCGCCACCACGCGGGCGGGCCTGCTCACCGGGCCACTCCGCAGCCGCTTCGGCCTGGTGATCCGTCTCGACTACTACAGCCAAGAAGAGCTGCGCCGCATCGTCATCCGTTCCGCCGGCCTGCTAGAGATCGAGGTCGCCCCCGAAGCGGCGGACGAGATCGCCCGCCGCGCCCGCGGCACGCCGCGCATCGCCAACCGCTTGCTGCGACGCGCCCGGGACTTCGCCGAGGTGGAGCACCAGGGCGTGGTGGATCTCGACGTCGCCCGCTACAGCTTGCAGCGCCTCGACATCGACGAACGCGGTTTGGACGACATGGACCGGCGCTTGTTGCGCACGATCATCGAGAAGTTCGGCGGCGGGCCCGTCGGCGTTTCCACCCTCGCCGCCGCGCTCTCGGAAGACGAGCAGACCCTCGAGGACATGTACGAACCGTTCCTCATCCAAGAAGGCTTCGTCGCGCGCACCGCTCGCGGGCGGGAGGCGACGCCCCTCGCCTACGAGCACCTGGGGATCCGGCGCGGCAGCGCGAGCGGTGGTCTGTTCGGTTGA
- a CDS encoding YebC/PmpR family DNA-binding transcriptional regulator has product MSGHSKWSTIKRKKGAKDAQRSKLFSKLIKEVTVAARMGGGDLEGNPRLRLAVAKARDANMPADNIKRAIQKGTGELEGVHYEEVIYEAYGPGGVALLIETLTDNRNRTVGEVRHVLDRNGGKLAAAGAVNHLFSISGTILVERGKLDEDTLMAAALEAGAEDVRSDPEMYEVLTAPGDVVSVAEKLKAAGIAVETAEVSRLPSLTVPLEGKPAQTMLRLVDLLEELDDVQKIYANFDISAEEMAKAE; this is encoded by the coding sequence ATGTCGGGTCATTCCAAATGGAGCACGATCAAGCGCAAGAAGGGCGCCAAAGACGCCCAGCGTTCCAAGCTCTTCTCCAAGCTGATCAAGGAAGTCACGGTGGCGGCCCGCATGGGGGGCGGCGACCTGGAGGGCAACCCCCGGCTGCGTCTCGCCGTCGCCAAGGCGCGGGACGCCAACATGCCAGCGGACAACATCAAGCGCGCCATCCAGAAGGGGACCGGCGAGCTGGAGGGCGTGCACTACGAAGAGGTGATCTACGAGGCCTACGGGCCCGGCGGCGTGGCGCTCCTCATCGAGACGCTGACGGACAACCGCAACCGCACCGTCGGCGAGGTGCGGCACGTGCTCGACCGTAACGGCGGCAAGCTGGCCGCGGCAGGCGCGGTCAACCACCTGTTCAGCATCAGCGGCACCATCCTCGTCGAGCGCGGCAAGCTCGACGAGGACACGCTCATGGCGGCGGCACTGGAAGCGGGCGCCGAGGACGTGCGCAGCGACCCGGAGATGTACGAGGTGCTCACCGCCCCGGGTGACGTGGTGAGCGTGGCGGAGAAGCTCAAGGCCGCCGGTATCGCGGTGGAAACGGCGGAGGTCTCCCGCCTGCCCTCGCTGACCGTGCCGCTCGAGGGCAAGCCGGCGCAGACGATGCTCCGCCTCGTGGATCTTCTGGAAGAGCTGGACGATGTGCAGAAGATCTACGCCAACTTCGACATCTCCGCCGAGGAGATGGCGAAGGCCGAGTGA
- the fmt gene encoding methionyl-tRNA formyltransferase, with protein sequence MRLRLAFLGSPEFAVPSLQGLASRHEVALVVTQPERPGGRGLLPTPTAVHEAATALHLPVVTVARHGRQQLEDSLRPLALDVLVVVAFGQILRQSTWETARRGALNVHASLLPRWRGVAPIERALLAGDTSTGVSLMVIEAGVDTGPVLARQALLIEPESTRAELTARLAAAGAALLLEHVEAYVAGSLVPEPQDATAATYASALRKEEGRIDWGASAAQIARQVRAFAGWPGTTTEWAGVALKVHAVRVANSTLPGVAPGTVVLADPRRGVQVACGEGVLDLLEVQLPGKARVPARTLVQGRGLVPGQRLGMQSNGARRGEST encoded by the coding sequence ATGCGCCTCCGCCTCGCCTTCCTCGGCAGCCCCGAGTTCGCCGTCCCCAGCTTGCAGGGCCTGGCTTCCCGGCACGAAGTGGCCCTCGTGGTCACGCAGCCCGAGCGGCCCGGCGGCAGGGGACTCCTGCCGACGCCGACGGCAGTGCACGAGGCTGCCACCGCGTTGCATCTGCCCGTGGTGACGGTGGCTCGCCATGGGCGGCAGCAACTGGAGGACTCGCTGCGCCCGCTCGCTCTCGATGTGCTCGTCGTCGTCGCCTTCGGACAGATCCTCCGCCAGAGCACCTGGGAAACCGCGCGCCGCGGCGCCCTCAACGTGCATGCCTCGCTGCTGCCGCGCTGGCGCGGGGTGGCACCCATCGAGCGGGCCCTTCTCGCCGGCGACACGAGCACCGGTGTTTCTCTCATGGTGATCGAGGCGGGGGTGGACACCGGCCCGGTGCTCGCCCGGCAGGCGCTTTTGATCGAGCCCGAATCGACGCGCGCGGAACTCACCGCCCGTCTCGCTGCCGCGGGGGCGGCGCTGCTCCTGGAACACGTGGAGGCCTACGTCGCCGGCAGCCTCGTGCCCGAGCCGCAGGATGCAACGGCGGCCACGTACGCTTCGGCGCTCCGGAAGGAAGAAGGTCGCATCGACTGGGGCGCGAGCGCCGCACAGATCGCCCGTCAGGTGCGGGCCTTCGCCGGCTGGCCGGGGACGACGACGGAGTGGGCCGGCGTGGCACTCAAAGTGCACGCGGTGCGCGTCGCGAACTCCACTCTCCCCGGGGTAGCTCCGGGAACCGTGGTCCTGGCGGATCCGCGGCGGGGCGTGCAGGTCGCCTGCGGCGAAGGCGTCCTGGATCTGCTCGAGGTGCAGCTGCCTGGCAAGGCGCGGGTCCCGGCCCGCACTCTGGTGCAGGGACGAGGGTTGGTCCCCGGCCAAAGGCTGGGAATGCAAAGCAATGGCGCCCGCAGGGGAGAAAGTACATGA
- the queA gene encoding tRNA preQ1(34) S-adenosylmethionine ribosyltransferase-isomerase QueA, producing the protein MRLEDLDFDLPAELIAQVPAAQRDACNLLHLHRASAALQVRRFDALPELLRPRDLLVLNASRVLPARLLAERAETGGRCELLLVEPETAQRWWALARPARSLRPGARLRLADGSEISVTGVGEAGRRLLDFGAGKSGLEVAHRLGTLPLPPYIRRQAEPGDAEAYQTVFARVEGSVAAPTAGLHFTPELLDALARRGISSATLVLHIGPGTFAPLRSSDPLQHRMDWERFEVERAVLERCRATRQAGGRVVAVGTTATRVLESLALWEEGAVGDAVAVRVEGEWLRGRTRLFIHPPFDFRRVDALLTNFHLPRSTLLLLVDAFAGRTAIRRAYAEAVARRLRFFSYGDAMLIE; encoded by the coding sequence ATGCGGCTCGAGGATCTGGACTTCGATCTCCCCGCCGAACTCATCGCGCAAGTCCCGGCGGCACAGCGCGACGCCTGCAATCTGCTGCATCTGCACCGCGCCAGCGCGGCGCTCCAGGTGCGGCGCTTCGACGCGTTGCCAGAGCTGCTGCGCCCGCGAGATCTGCTGGTGCTGAACGCGAGTCGCGTCCTCCCGGCGCGTCTGCTGGCGGAACGCGCCGAAACCGGCGGGAGGTGCGAGCTCCTCCTCGTCGAGCCCGAAACAGCGCAGCGCTGGTGGGCCCTGGCGCGCCCGGCCCGGTCGCTCCGCCCCGGCGCCCGGCTGCGCCTCGCCGACGGCAGCGAGATTTCCGTCACCGGCGTCGGCGAAGCAGGACGCCGGCTGCTGGATTTCGGCGCCGGCAAGAGCGGACTCGAGGTGGCGCACCGGCTCGGAACGCTGCCGCTGCCGCCTTACATTCGCCGCCAGGCAGAACCGGGCGATGCCGAGGCCTATCAAACCGTGTTCGCCCGGGTGGAGGGAAGCGTCGCTGCCCCGACCGCGGGCCTGCACTTCACGCCGGAATTGCTGGACGCCCTCGCCCGCCGCGGCATCTCCTCGGCGACGCTCGTACTCCACATCGGCCCGGGAACCTTCGCTCCGCTCCGGAGCAGCGATCCGCTCCAGCACCGCATGGACTGGGAGCGCTTCGAGGTGGAGCGTGCCGTCCTCGAGCGCTGTCGCGCCACGCGCCAGGCCGGCGGCCGTGTCGTCGCCGTCGGCACCACGGCGACGCGGGTGCTGGAGTCCCTCGCTTTGTGGGAGGAGGGCGCTGTCGGCGACGCCGTGGCGGTGCGTGTCGAAGGGGAATGGCTCCGCGGCCGGACGCGGCTCTTCATCCATCCGCCCTTCGACTTTCGCCGCGTCGACGCCTTGCTCACCAACTTCCACTTGCCGCGCTCGACGCTCCTTCTCCTGGTCGACGCCTTCGCCGGACGCACAGCGATCCGCCGCGCTTACGCCGAGGCCGTGGCCCGGCGACTCCGCTTCTTCAGTTATGGCGACGCCATGCTGATCGAGTAG